One Paenarthrobacter aurescens TC1 DNA window includes the following coding sequences:
- a CDS encoding putative cell division ATP-binding protein (identified by match to protein family HMM PF00005; match to protein family HMM TIGR02673) — MRIVEWPVLSLPPSKARAPAVGLGDYVMSGGVLRAMIRFENVTKVYEQNARPALDSVSLEINRGEFTFLVGASGSGKSTFLRLILKEDKASSGSVYVAGQNVANISSWRVPKLRRGIGVVFQDFRLLPQKNVFANVAFAMQVIGKSRSIIRETVPEVLKTVGLEGKERRMPHELSGGEQQRVAIARAVVNRPGILLADEPTGNLDPITSMGIMGVLDKINQNGTTVVMATHDDDIVNEMRRRVVELKNGKVIRDEAKALYTSMIPVVGESRRLRDASGEELNRAQGAQL, encoded by the coding sequence GTGCGTATAGTCGAGTGGCCGGTGCTCTCACTTCCCCCATCGAAAGCCCGCGCTCCGGCTGTTGGACTGGGCGACTATGTCATGTCCGGCGGGGTTCTAAGGGCCATGATCAGATTTGAGAATGTCACCAAGGTCTATGAGCAGAATGCCCGACCGGCGCTCGATTCTGTGAGCCTTGAGATCAACCGCGGCGAGTTCACCTTCTTGGTGGGCGCTTCAGGGTCAGGCAAGTCAACGTTCCTGCGGTTGATCCTTAAAGAGGACAAAGCCTCCTCCGGGTCCGTGTACGTCGCCGGCCAGAACGTTGCGAACATTTCGAGCTGGCGCGTCCCTAAGCTGCGGCGCGGAATTGGCGTTGTCTTCCAGGACTTCCGGTTGCTCCCGCAGAAGAACGTCTTCGCTAACGTTGCTTTCGCTATGCAGGTGATCGGCAAGAGTCGCTCGATTATCCGGGAGACAGTGCCTGAGGTTCTGAAGACGGTCGGCCTGGAGGGCAAGGAACGTCGCATGCCCCATGAACTTTCCGGTGGCGAGCAGCAGCGCGTAGCGATCGCCCGCGCCGTCGTAAACCGCCCCGGCATTCTGCTGGCGGACGAACCGACCGGAAACCTGGACCCCATCACCTCGATGGGAATCATGGGAGTCCTGGACAAAATCAATCAGAACGGCACCACGGTAGTCATGGCAACCCACGACGACGACATTGTCAATGAAATGCGCCGCCGCGTGGTGGAACTCAAGAACGGCAAGGTCATTCGCGACGAAGCCAAGGCGCTTTACACATCGATGATCCCCGTGGTTGGCGAATCGCGCCGGCTGAGGGATGCCAGCGGCGAGGAACTCAACCGTGCGCAGGGGGCACAGCTGTGA
- a CDS encoding M23 peptidase domain protein (identified by match to protein family HMM PF01551) — MNAPDSTINNADKRKGLLMTTLDPNPLRRRLASGHARFVGAVLAVGLAVSLLSGAPTAQADSLEDQQAALEAEAARVQASLEFVDSNIAKAAGDLVIYQGRLPGAQQALLEAQGRVASAVKEVEALAARVELAQQNKAKITEQLESDKQKITDTKKLIGQIASQAYKSGGVPTNIALLFGSSESGSLTESMDLADQAMRSQNAAMTKLTQQNATNVNSQARLVAVEEEIQDLKAKADAALDREKSARDEAASKKAEVDKLIEDTTRLNGQLQAAKPGIEANLARVKAEQNTVAAEIVERDRKLREAWEAEQRRIAEEAAAAAAAAAAAQGRPAPPEPPYSPPPAGSPSAFGLRHPFASAVPITSGFGWRATPPGTIDFYGTGGYMHTGIDFGAACGTPVYAAAAGEVFNSGWNSADGGGWRVKLSHGVVQGNSLTTIYYHNSSIVVANGQQVSAGQLIAYSGSTGNSTGCHAHFETWLNSAAVDPMTLL, encoded by the coding sequence GTGAACGCCCCTGACTCAACAATCAACAATGCTGACAAGCGAAAAGGACTCCTGATGACCACGTTGGACCCGAACCCCCTGCGCCGACGCCTTGCGTCGGGTCATGCTCGGTTTGTGGGAGCGGTTCTTGCTGTGGGCCTGGCTGTCAGCCTCCTGTCCGGCGCTCCAACTGCTCAGGCGGACAGCCTCGAGGACCAGCAGGCTGCGTTGGAAGCTGAAGCGGCCCGGGTCCAGGCTTCACTCGAATTTGTTGACTCAAACATCGCAAAGGCTGCCGGTGACCTGGTGATCTACCAGGGTCGCCTTCCCGGCGCACAGCAGGCCCTGCTTGAGGCACAGGGCCGGGTGGCGAGTGCGGTCAAGGAAGTCGAGGCACTTGCTGCCAGGGTTGAGCTTGCCCAGCAGAACAAGGCCAAGATCACGGAGCAGTTGGAGAGTGATAAGCAGAAGATCACTGACACCAAGAAGTTGATCGGGCAGATTGCCTCCCAGGCGTACAAATCCGGAGGCGTCCCCACGAATATCGCGCTTTTATTCGGGTCCAGCGAATCCGGCAGCCTGACCGAGTCCATGGATTTGGCTGACCAAGCCATGCGCAGCCAAAACGCGGCGATGACCAAACTCACCCAGCAGAACGCCACCAACGTGAACTCCCAGGCGAGGCTCGTTGCCGTCGAGGAAGAAATCCAAGACCTGAAGGCCAAGGCGGACGCTGCACTTGACCGGGAAAAGTCGGCAAGGGACGAGGCGGCGAGCAAGAAGGCCGAAGTAGACAAGTTGATCGAGGACACCACCCGCCTTAACGGACAACTTCAGGCAGCCAAACCGGGCATCGAAGCCAATCTCGCCCGCGTGAAGGCCGAACAAAATACGGTGGCCGCCGAGATCGTGGAGCGTGACCGGAAGCTGAGGGAAGCATGGGAAGCGGAACAGCGCCGGATTGCTGAAGAGGCTGCGGCCGCGGCTGCTGCTGCAGCAGCAGCGCAAGGTAGGCCTGCACCTCCGGAACCGCCATATTCCCCTCCGCCGGCTGGTTCGCCGTCGGCGTTCGGCCTTCGGCACCCCTTCGCAAGTGCTGTCCCCATCACCTCCGGATTTGGCTGGCGTGCAACGCCCCCAGGCACCATTGATTTCTATGGCACCGGTGGTTACATGCACACCGGCATCGACTTCGGTGCGGCATGTGGCACGCCCGTCTACGCAGCGGCAGCGGGCGAGGTCTTCAACTCGGGCTGGAACTCGGCCGACGGCGGCGGATGGCGGGTAAAACTGTCCCATGGTGTGGTGCAAGGCAACTCGCTGACCACCATCTATTACCACAACAGCAGCATTGTCGTAGCCAACGGCCAGCAAGTATCGGCGGGGCAACTCATCGCATACTCGGGCAGCACGGGTAACTCGACTGGTTGCCACGCGCACTTCGAAACCTGGCTCAACAGTGCAGCAGTGGACCCCATGACTCTCCTCTAG
- a CDS encoding putative TadE-like family protein (identified by match to protein family HMM PF07811) encodes MDYDGVVDDSSHSVPTNAAHERGSAAVDFVLVGALLTLFFISIVQLTLVLHVRNTLVDAAASGARYGALSDRTSMDARARTAELIGAALNGDFARDVTSTEVTIEGVRTLEVTVKAPLPVFGLIGPGKLLEVTGHADLPR; translated from the coding sequence ATGGACTACGACGGCGTCGTCGATGACTCTTCTCACTCAGTGCCCACGAATGCCGCACATGAGCGCGGGTCTGCTGCGGTGGACTTCGTCTTGGTTGGTGCCCTGCTGACCTTGTTTTTTATCTCGATAGTTCAACTCACGCTGGTGCTGCACGTTCGGAACACACTCGTCGATGCCGCCGCTTCCGGAGCGCGATACGGGGCCTTGTCGGATCGCACGTCTATGGATGCCCGTGCCAGGACCGCGGAGTTGATTGGCGCTGCGTTGAACGGTGATTTTGCCCGCGATGTCACTTCAACGGAAGTCACCATTGAGGGGGTCCGAACCTTGGAAGTGACAGTAAAGGCCCCTCTGCCGGTTTTTGGTCTGATCGGCCCCGGTAAATTGTTGGAGGTGACGGGACATGCTGATCTCCCAAGGTGA
- a CDS encoding putative cell division protein (FtsX) (identified by match to protein family HMM PF02687): protein MRLLFILGEIGSGLRRNLSMVISVVLVTFVSLTFVGAAGMLQMQINQMKGYWYDKVQVAVFLCNDGSTAVGCASGSATKEQQANLQAMLESPAIKPYINDFQFESQAEAYTHFKEQFSNSPIVDSVSEDQLPASFRINMKNPEKYEIISETFSSQPGVETVSDQRQVLERIFSWMNGASVAAMGVAAVMIFCAVLLITTTIRLSAFSRRRETGIMRLVGASKTVIQLPFILEGVIAAVVGALLASVTLWLMAHFWLNGDLSRQFLNTPFISSTQVLVIAPVLIALGAGLAGISSLLTLRRYLKV, encoded by the coding sequence GTGAGGCTTTTGTTTATCCTGGGGGAGATCGGCAGCGGCCTGCGCCGGAACCTCTCCATGGTGATCTCCGTGGTGCTGGTGACCTTTGTTTCGCTGACGTTCGTGGGTGCGGCAGGAATGCTGCAGATGCAGATCAACCAGATGAAGGGCTACTGGTACGACAAAGTCCAGGTAGCGGTCTTCCTCTGCAATGACGGTTCGACGGCGGTGGGCTGCGCTTCGGGGTCGGCCACCAAGGAACAGCAGGCGAACCTTCAGGCCATGCTCGAGTCCCCGGCAATCAAGCCGTACATCAACGATTTCCAGTTCGAGTCGCAAGCTGAGGCGTACACCCACTTCAAAGAGCAGTTCTCCAACTCACCGATAGTGGATTCGGTATCTGAAGACCAGTTGCCGGCCTCCTTCCGGATCAACATGAAGAACCCCGAAAAGTACGAAATCATCAGCGAAACGTTTTCCTCTCAACCGGGCGTTGAGACAGTCAGTGACCAGCGGCAGGTGCTCGAACGCATCTTTTCCTGGATGAACGGGGCATCGGTTGCTGCCATGGGCGTGGCGGCGGTGATGATTTTCTGCGCGGTCTTGTTGATCACCACCACCATCCGGCTGTCGGCGTTCAGCCGACGGCGGGAGACAGGGATCATGCGACTCGTGGGCGCGTCAAAGACGGTCATCCAATTGCCGTTCATCCTGGAAGGGGTCATTGCTGCCGTAGTAGGAGCACTGCTGGCTTCCGTCACGCTCTGGCTCATGGCGCACTTCTGGCTCAACGGCGACCTGTCGAGGCAGTTCCTCAATACCCCGTTCATCTCCTCCACCCAGGTCCTGGTGATCGCGCCGGTGCTCATTGCGCTTGGCGCGGGCTTGGCCGGCATATCTTCCCTTTTGACGCTCCGGCGTTACCTGAAGGTCTAG
- the smpB gene encoding SsrA-binding protein (identified by match to protein family HMM PF01668; match to protein family HMM TIGR00086): MPKESGRKVVATNRKARHNYHVMDTYEAGIALMGTEVKSLREGHASMVDGFCTFYNDELWMEGIHIPEYHQGSWTNHAARRRRKLLLHRDELDKISQKIRESGFTVVPLQLYFLDGRAKVEIAIARGKKDYDKRQTLREQQDKRESLRELRERNRR, translated from the coding sequence GTGCCCAAGGAAAGTGGCCGTAAGGTAGTGGCCACCAATCGGAAGGCCCGGCATAACTACCATGTCATGGACACCTATGAGGCAGGCATTGCCCTCATGGGAACAGAGGTGAAGTCCCTCCGTGAAGGTCATGCCTCCATGGTTGATGGCTTCTGTACCTTCTACAACGACGAACTCTGGATGGAGGGCATCCACATCCCTGAATATCATCAGGGGAGCTGGACCAACCATGCCGCGCGGCGCCGTCGTAAACTCCTGCTGCACCGCGATGAACTGGACAAGATCTCGCAGAAAATTCGCGAGTCCGGATTCACCGTGGTGCCTCTCCAGCTCTACTTCCTGGATGGCCGGGCCAAGGTGGAAATCGCCATCGCCCGCGGTAAGAAGGATTACGACAAGCGCCAGACACTCCGTGAGCAGCAGGACAAGCGTGAGTCCCTGCGCGAGTTGCGGGAACGTAACCGACGCTAG
- the prfB gene encoding peptide chain release factor 2 (identified by match to protein family HMM PF00472; match to protein family HMM PF03462; match to protein family HMM TIGR00020), with the protein MRCRAGTGTEWGSHRGVQRIAYAGMIMAEIDFPAEIRALRATYSSIENVTDVDALKTEIAELSEQAGAPDLWDDPASAQVITSRLSHRQSEVERLSKLASRIDDLEVLVELGQDEGDEDSMAEAAKELSSIRKALAELEITTLLSGEYDEREAVVTIRAGAGGVDAADFAEMLMRMYLRWAERHGYPTTVMDTSYAEEAGLKSATFEVKAPYAFGTLSVEAGTHRLVRISPFDNQGRRQTSFAAVEVIPLIEQTDSIEIPDNEIRVDVFRSSGPGGQSVNTTDSAVRLTHIPTGIVVSMQNEKSQLQNRAAAMRVLQSRLLLVKKEQQDAEKKALAGDVKASWGDQMRSYVLNPYQMVKDLRTEHEVGNTSAVLDGDIDDFIDAGIRWRTGNRNAAAN; encoded by the coding sequence ATGAGATGTCGCGCGGGCACGGGCACGGAGTGGGGGAGCCACCGGGGAGTGCAACGGATAGCGTACGCTGGGATGATCATGGCTGAAATTGATTTTCCCGCGGAAATCCGCGCACTTCGAGCAACGTACAGCTCAATCGAGAACGTCACCGATGTTGATGCACTCAAGACTGAGATCGCTGAACTGAGCGAGCAGGCCGGGGCTCCGGACCTCTGGGATGATCCTGCTTCTGCCCAGGTGATCACTTCAAGGTTGTCGCACCGGCAGTCCGAAGTTGAGCGCCTTTCCAAGCTCGCATCCCGGATTGACGACCTCGAAGTTCTGGTTGAACTGGGCCAGGATGAGGGCGATGAGGACTCGATGGCGGAAGCGGCCAAAGAACTTTCGTCCATTCGCAAGGCGCTTGCGGAGCTGGAGATAACAACGCTGTTGTCGGGCGAGTACGACGAACGCGAAGCCGTAGTTACCATCAGGGCAGGAGCCGGTGGCGTGGACGCTGCCGATTTCGCGGAGATGCTGATGAGGATGTATTTGCGTTGGGCTGAACGCCATGGCTACCCGACCACGGTGATGGACACATCCTATGCCGAGGAAGCCGGCCTGAAATCCGCCACCTTCGAAGTCAAGGCACCCTACGCCTTCGGCACGTTGAGTGTTGAAGCCGGAACGCACCGGCTGGTCCGCATCAGTCCTTTCGATAACCAGGGGCGCCGTCAGACATCCTTCGCCGCGGTGGAGGTCATCCCTTTGATCGAGCAGACGGACTCCATTGAGATCCCGGACAACGAAATCCGCGTTGACGTCTTCCGTTCCTCGGGTCCGGGCGGCCAGTCCGTCAACACCACAGACTCCGCTGTGAGGCTGACGCACATCCCTACGGGCATTGTGGTTTCGATGCAGAATGAGAAATCGCAGCTTCAGAACCGTGCAGCCGCCATGCGTGTGCTCCAGTCCCGGTTGCTTCTGGTGAAGAAGGAACAGCAAGACGCGGAAAAGAAGGCGTTGGCCGGAGACGTTAAGGCGTCCTGGGGTGACCAGATGCGTTCCTACGTCCTCAATCCATACCAAATGGTCAAGGACCTGCGGACGGAACACGAAGTGGGCAACACTTCGGCAGTGCTTGACGGGGATATCGATGACTTCATCGACGCCGGCATTCGCTGGCGTACCGGCAACCGCAACGCAGCGGCCAACTAG
- a CDS encoding hypothetical protein (identified by Glimmer2; putative), giving the protein MKRSASKLSVISILLLCSWWLFVAIAHRTTHPREDHERGDVPGWVMITLMSAILVAGLLAIATPALGDLFNQAMSKVGK; this is encoded by the coding sequence ATGAAACGAAGTGCAAGCAAACTGTCCGTTATCTCAATCCTGCTCCTCTGCTCATGGTGGTTGTTCGTGGCGATTGCCCACAGGACGACACACCCCAGGGAAGACCACGAGCGCGGTGACGTACCTGGGTGGGTGATGATCACACTGATGTCCGCGATCCTCGTGGCAGGACTTCTTGCCATCGCGACACCGGCATTGGGCGACCTTTTCAATCAAGCGATGAGCAAGGTGGGCAAGTAG
- a CDS encoding trypsin-like serine protease (identified by match to protein family HMM PF00089; match to protein family HMM PF00595), with protein sequence MMSTNPAFEEQSADDHEALDAYSRIVIRVAESVTPHVAAIEMTSTDRRGRVRGGSGSAVVFTADGYMLTNAHVVAGIQSGRAVFADGKHTDVELVGADPLSDLAVVRGLKSTPPPALLGNAETLRVGQLVIAVGNPLGLAGSVTAGVVSGLGRSIPVRAGEHRRVIEDVIQTDAALNPGNSGGALADTRGRIVGINTAVAGLGLGLAVPINTTTQRIIASLLRDGRVRRAYLGLVSTPIPLDASAVVRTGQKEGLRVVEVIPGSPAELSGLQPGDVVLRAQDRAVSSAESLQKLLFAEAIGEPFPLTVLREGKALKITAVPSEMSQPA encoded by the coding sequence GTGATGAGCACAAATCCGGCATTCGAAGAGCAATCCGCAGACGACCATGAAGCCTTGGATGCGTACTCCCGGATCGTCATACGCGTTGCTGAATCAGTGACGCCCCACGTTGCCGCGATCGAGATGACAAGTACTGACCGCCGTGGCCGGGTCCGTGGGGGAAGCGGCTCCGCGGTGGTCTTCACCGCCGACGGATATATGCTGACCAACGCGCATGTAGTGGCGGGCATCCAGTCCGGCCGGGCTGTATTCGCTGATGGCAAGCACACTGATGTGGAGCTGGTGGGAGCAGATCCACTCTCCGACCTCGCAGTGGTCCGTGGCCTGAAGTCCACCCCGCCGCCGGCATTGCTGGGCAATGCCGAAACGTTGCGGGTAGGCCAATTGGTGATTGCCGTGGGGAATCCGCTGGGCCTGGCCGGTTCGGTGACCGCTGGCGTAGTGAGCGGATTGGGGCGGTCCATTCCCGTGAGGGCGGGGGAGCACAGGCGTGTGATCGAGGATGTCATCCAAACCGACGCCGCCCTGAATCCGGGAAACTCCGGGGGTGCATTGGCCGACACAAGGGGACGAATCGTGGGCATCAACACCGCCGTTGCCGGCCTTGGGCTGGGACTGGCAGTACCAATCAACACCACGACACAACGGATCATCGCGTCGCTGCTGAGGGACGGCCGCGTTCGCCGCGCATACCTTGGCCTGGTCAGCACTCCGATACCCCTGGATGCGAGTGCGGTGGTTCGGACCGGCCAGAAGGAGGGGCTGCGGGTGGTGGAGGTCATTCCGGGCTCGCCTGCGGAGTTGTCCGGACTTCAACCGGGGGACGTGGTGTTGCGTGCGCAGGACCGTGCGGTTTCCAGCGCTGAAAGTCTGCAGAAGTTGCTGTTTGCCGAGGCTATCGGTGAGCCTTTCCCCTTGACGGTGCTCCGGGAAGGCAAGGCCCTGAAGATCACAGCCGTGCCATCCGAAATGAGTCAGCCGGCATAG
- a CDS encoding putative type II secretion system protein F domain (identified by match to protein family HMM PF00482), with product MTTSTAFALLCGLLLGAGCWLIVVRLPFMRGTRFADRIEPQLKSQNLESRLLRTPTHNLTPFGPFERILRPIIRDALTSMSRFNVGNTALAKKLARAGSKKSTLDFRAEQLLWAGAAFVLSIVVVVAGASAGRFSPAVSCSSVIASALGGYLLRDYALGLRIKRRESRMLSEFPSLAELMALAVAAGESAMGAMDRVSRSSNGELSAEFATILADTRSGKPLTEALQAFSSRSELPPLVRFIDGLMVAVERGTPLADVLRAQAADVRDAAKRDLMESAGRKEIAMMVPLVFGVLPLTVIFAAFPAIAALEMSL from the coding sequence ATGACCACATCAACAGCCTTCGCCTTGCTGTGCGGCCTGCTTCTAGGAGCCGGGTGCTGGTTGATCGTGGTGCGCCTCCCGTTCATGCGGGGAACCAGATTCGCTGATCGGATCGAACCTCAACTGAAGTCGCAGAATCTTGAATCGCGCCTGCTCCGCACGCCAACACACAATCTCACTCCGTTTGGGCCCTTCGAACGAATTCTTCGCCCCATCATCCGCGACGCCCTTACTTCCATGTCCCGCTTCAACGTAGGCAACACGGCCTTGGCGAAGAAGCTTGCCCGTGCGGGTTCGAAAAAATCAACGTTGGATTTCCGGGCCGAACAGCTTCTGTGGGCCGGGGCCGCTTTCGTGCTCTCTATCGTCGTGGTGGTCGCCGGGGCAAGCGCCGGCCGGTTCAGTCCGGCCGTCTCATGTAGCTCAGTGATCGCCAGCGCGCTGGGCGGCTACCTGCTTCGGGACTATGCGTTGGGTCTGCGGATAAAGAGGAGGGAGTCACGGATGTTGTCCGAGTTTCCCAGCCTCGCGGAGTTGATGGCGCTCGCGGTCGCAGCAGGTGAGAGTGCCATGGGCGCCATGGACAGGGTGAGCCGCAGCTCGAATGGCGAGCTCTCCGCGGAGTTTGCCACGATCTTGGCGGATACCAGGTCTGGGAAGCCGCTGACGGAAGCGCTTCAGGCATTCTCATCGAGGTCGGAACTTCCGCCCTTGGTCAGGTTCATCGACGGCCTGATGGTTGCTGTTGAACGCGGGACACCGTTGGCAGACGTCCTCCGGGCGCAAGCAGCGGACGTCCGTGACGCCGCAAAGCGGGACCTCATGGAGTCAGCAGGCCGAAAAGAAATTGCCATGATGGTCCCGCTTGTCTTCGGCGTGCTCCCGCTGACCGTAATCTTCGCTGCTTTTCCTGCCATTGCGGCTTTGGAGATGAGCCTATAG
- a CDS encoding hypothetical protein (identified by Glimmer2; putative), with product MTVVSSRRREEGQITVLIVGFVLLLLLLASVVMAASAVYLEHKKLLSLADGAALAAADSYTVAHIGGSYVPSTSLVDATVIASAGSYLDASNAFSRHDHLAVGAGTGSEPGGTAVVVLTAVAHPPVISFLLPEGILIEARSTARSRLTQ from the coding sequence ATGACAGTAGTTTCATCGAGAAGGCGGGAAGAAGGCCAGATAACGGTTCTCATCGTCGGGTTCGTGCTGTTATTACTCCTCCTGGCTTCGGTGGTCATGGCAGCGTCAGCTGTCTACCTGGAGCACAAGAAGTTGCTGTCTTTGGCTGACGGAGCGGCGCTCGCGGCCGCGGACTCCTACACGGTGGCGCATATCGGCGGAAGCTACGTTCCTTCCACATCGCTGGTGGATGCGACAGTGATCGCCTCAGCCGGCTCCTACCTTGATGCAAGTAACGCCTTTTCCAGGCATGACCACCTGGCTGTTGGAGCGGGTACGGGCAGCGAGCCGGGCGGTACGGCGGTAGTAGTACTCACCGCAGTGGCGCATCCGCCCGTGATCAGCTTTCTACTGCCGGAGGGGATTCTCATTGAAGCGAGGTCAACGGCCCGATCCCGGCTGACTCAGTAA
- a CDS encoding putative major facilitator superfamily (MFS) transporter (identified by match to protein family HMM PF07690) gives MHMTDAAALLPRTPLQKRVLVVAIVASFIAILDGFVVNLALPAIGRELGGGLVIQQWVVDAYLLTLGALILVAGSLSDHFGRARILEWGLAGFALTSVMCGLAWTGEVLVVSRALQGIAGALLVPSSLAMIISSFSGPAQSKAIGQWSGWTSAAAIVGPLIGGVAVDLLSWRVIFFINVIPAVAIWPMLAGLRASDAARDKSKSIDYLGAFLAMVGLGGPVYAFIEQGRMGWSSAQVWAPLLVGVVAMVLFLVHESRTAEPMLPLRLFSIRNFAWGNLATLAIYAAISLGFFVLGIYLQQVGGMGATVAGMALLPGTVILMLGASYFGGLAGKYGPRWFMTIGPLLCGAGFLMSLSVQDPLNYWTQVLPGQIVFGLGLATLVAPLTAAILGAVPSEEAGIGSAVNNAVARIAGLISIAFAGVIVGPVFTRDGLYNALLVTAGLFLFGAVASAVGIRNPVQEVATTTLSEPDTASDDGGAAGQRG, from the coding sequence GTGCACATGACTGACGCAGCGGCCCTCCTGCCGAGAACTCCGCTCCAAAAGCGCGTACTTGTGGTGGCGATTGTGGCTTCGTTCATCGCGATCCTTGATGGATTTGTGGTGAATCTCGCACTTCCGGCGATCGGGCGTGAACTGGGTGGCGGCCTGGTCATTCAGCAATGGGTGGTGGACGCGTACTTGCTCACCTTGGGGGCGTTGATCCTGGTGGCCGGCTCATTATCCGACCATTTCGGCAGGGCAAGGATTCTTGAATGGGGCCTCGCCGGTTTCGCGCTGACCTCGGTCATGTGCGGGCTGGCATGGACCGGAGAAGTGCTGGTGGTTTCGCGGGCGCTCCAAGGGATCGCTGGCGCCCTCCTGGTTCCGAGTTCGCTTGCCATGATCATCTCGTCGTTCTCAGGCCCGGCGCAGTCGAAGGCCATTGGGCAATGGTCCGGCTGGACAAGCGCTGCGGCCATTGTGGGTCCGCTCATCGGTGGTGTGGCCGTGGATCTTCTGTCCTGGCGGGTCATCTTCTTCATCAACGTCATACCCGCGGTTGCCATTTGGCCCATGCTTGCCGGTCTCCGGGCGTCCGATGCCGCGAGGGACAAGAGCAAGAGCATCGACTACCTGGGGGCTTTCCTGGCCATGGTGGGCCTGGGAGGACCGGTGTATGCCTTCATCGAACAGGGGAGGATGGGATGGAGCAGTGCCCAGGTATGGGCTCCGCTTCTGGTGGGTGTAGTTGCCATGGTTCTGTTCCTGGTTCACGAGTCCAGGACTGCTGAACCCATGTTGCCGCTGAGACTTTTCAGTATCCGCAACTTTGCCTGGGGTAATCTCGCCACGCTGGCCATCTATGCCGCCATTTCCCTGGGCTTCTTCGTGTTGGGCATCTATCTGCAGCAGGTGGGCGGCATGGGCGCCACGGTGGCGGGTATGGCGCTGCTTCCCGGCACAGTCATCCTGATGCTGGGTGCATCGTACTTTGGCGGCCTCGCTGGCAAGTACGGGCCAAGATGGTTCATGACGATCGGCCCCTTATTGTGCGGGGCGGGGTTCCTGATGTCGCTGTCTGTTCAGGACCCGCTCAACTACTGGACGCAGGTGCTCCCGGGTCAGATTGTCTTTGGTCTTGGCCTGGCGACGTTGGTGGCGCCCCTGACGGCCGCCATCCTGGGCGCTGTCCCTTCGGAGGAAGCCGGGATTGGCTCGGCCGTGAATAACGCCGTGGCCCGTATTGCGGGCCTGATCTCCATCGCCTTTGCCGGGGTGATTGTGGGGCCGGTTTTCACCAGGGACGGTCTCTACAACGCCTTGCTGGTGACAGCAGGCCTGTTCCTGTTCGGGGCGGTGGCGTCCGCCGTCGGAATCCGGAACCCGGTACAGGAAGTCGCGACCACCACTCTCAGCGAACCTGATACAGCCTCCGACGACGGCGGTGCGGCCGGGCAGCGCGGCTGA
- a CDS encoding hypothetical protein (identified by Glimmer2; putative), which produces MVISRRDAALALDISMEMAQRHGIPSRLSEAELRDMQDNPPAWLVQSRANRTGKRPVWVHLTCAVCGYSEAVRPKKWWPDFSFVFCGTHRNNELPELFLGDVRSEYEGVGSRFIGVVDVREDQG; this is translated from the coding sequence ATGGTGATTAGCAGACGTGATGCCGCCTTGGCCCTTGATATTTCGATGGAAATGGCCCAACGCCACGGCATTCCGTCCCGCCTCTCAGAGGCCGAGCTCAGGGACATGCAGGACAACCCCCCGGCGTGGCTGGTACAGTCCCGGGCCAACCGCACCGGCAAGCGACCCGTCTGGGTCCATCTGACATGCGCTGTGTGCGGCTACTCCGAAGCCGTTCGCCCCAAGAAATGGTGGCCGGACTTCTCCTTCGTCTTCTGCGGCACCCACCGAAACAACGAACTTCCCGAACTCTTCCTCGGCGACGTACGCAGCGAATACGAGGGCGTCGGAAGCCGTTTCATCGGCGTGGTGGACGTTCGTGAGGACCAAGGCTAG